A single region of the Drosophila miranda strain MSH22 chromosome 2, D.miranda_PacBio2.1, whole genome shotgun sequence genome encodes:
- the LOC108155338 gene encoding transcription elongation regulator 1 isoform X6 has translation METSLDESMDSERASSPVNFQEADQSPPGVALNINGNGSASASASASSSASQEGPNGVAIAKEKPTDVTWSKPFNAFSGRPIGEHSAQQQTLQQQALQQQQQQQQQPPTHHQQMPPPGANGVAAATSEIWVETKAEDGRSYYYHAVTRETTWTRPDGPTVKIMTQTEVEEIAKRPPNAAVKPDVNTGEPSLGSEIAAVPHLTSQPPPHLMSQPPPNAAGPLLSQPPPNVRQQPPPMFQPPGMQPPPGFGQPPFCMPPPAYGFPGGAAPGGPWGVGVPPWQQQQQQQQHMHAPPGGQDKPAKTLIIKPGVIDPAVIARAAEWSEHRAPDGRPYYYHAARGESVWEKPQALRDMEAARMAAHSGVAPAVGPPGGIPPHLLPNPMMHMPPGTAPPGFDPQMAYAAAAAAMKANTESAKASQAAALEKEAKKAAEEKRKKEEEQKKQAAATAKQTDKSRPVTSTPIAGTPWCVVWTGDARVFFYNPSTRTSVWDRPEDLMNREDVDKAVNDRPEQLKTEEEKSAEAAEQKTNEEAGEELASAVAQAQAQQPEVQHIEPEEEDDEEVIKIGTESESSVEEVPTKRVRMVTKSKRSEDAALEAEQRAAKERALIPLEMRVTQFKEMLREKDVSAFSTWEKELHKIVFDPRYLLLTSKERKQVFEKYVKDRAEEERKEKRNKMRQKRDDFRSLMEEARLHGKSSFSEFSQKNAKEERYRAIEKVRERESLFNEYIVDVRRREKEDKQLKKEQPLATATTSYRLQHKCTTTQKKHHQKPPSHKTKATSRTTTTTTIFNNIFVVIAPRTPRSQSVWM, from the exons ccagtgccagtgccagtgccagttccaGTGCCAGTCAAGAGGGGCCGAACGGCGTTGCTATAGCGAAGGAAAAACCGACCGATGTCACTTG GAGTAAACCTTTTAATGCATTTAGTGGCCGCCCCATCGGCGAGCACTCGGCCCAGCAGCAGACGCTGCAACAGCAGGCGctacaacagcagcagcagcaacaacaacagccgcCGACACACCACCAACAGATGCCTCCTCCAGGGGCAAATGGTGTGGCGGCGGCCACGTCAGAGATTTGGGTGGAGACGAAGGCGGAGGATGGACGCTCCTACTATTACCATGCGGTGACGCGCGAAACCACCTGGACACGTCCGGATGGGCCCACTGTCAAAATAATGACCCAAACTGAGGTAGAGGAGATAGCCAAGAGGCCGCCCAATGCGGCTGTCAAGCCGGATGTGAATACTGGCGAACCATCTCTGGGCTCTGAGATAGCAGCAGTACCCCATCTGACATCGCAGCCACCGCCTCATCTGATGAGCCAACCCCCGCCGAATGCTGCCGGTCCGCTGCTGTCGCAGCCTCCGCCCAATGTGCGACAACAGCCGCCGCCCATGTTTCAGCCACCTGGGATGCAGCCGCCTCCTGGTTTTGGTCAGCCGCCCTTCTGCATGCCCCCGCCTGCATATGGCTTCCCGGGGGGTGCTGCTCCCGGTGGACCCTGGGGCGTGGGTGTGCCGccatggcagcagcaacaacagcagcagcagcacatgCACGCTCCGCCAGGCGGCCAGGATAAGCCAGCCAAGACGTTGATCATCAAGCCAGGCGTCATAGATCCAGCGGTGATTGCACGGGCAGCGGAATGGTCCGAGCATCGTGCTCCGGATGGCAGGCCGTATTATTATCATGCTGCGCGCGGGGAGAGCGTGTGGGAGAAGCCGCAGGCTCTGAGGGACATGGAGGCGGCCCGCATGGCTGCACACTCCGGTGTGGCGCCAGCAGTGGGACCTCCAGGCGGAATACCACCCCATTTGCTGCCCAACCCGATGATGCACATGCCTCCGGGCACGGCGCCACCGGGATTTGATCCCCAAATGGCGTACGCGGCAGCTGCCGCCGCCATGAAAGCGAACACCGAGAGTGCAAAGGCATCGCAGGCAGCCGCCTTGGAGAAGGAGGCGAAGAAGGCGGCCGAAGAGAAGCGcaagaaggaggaggagcaaaAGAAGCAAGCGGCGGCCACGGCCAAGCAGACGGACAAATCTCGCCCAGTTACGAGCACCCCCATTGCGGGCACACCCTGGTGTGTGGTCTGGACTGGCGATGCTCGTGTCTTCTTTTACAATCCCTCGACGCGGACTTCGGTCTGGGATCGACCCGAGGATCTAATGAACCGTGAGGATGTGGACAAGGCGGTCAACGATCGACCCGAACAGCTCAAAACGGAGGAGGAAAAGTCCGCTGAAGCGGCAGAACAGAAGACCAACGAGGAAGCAGGAGAAGAGCTAGCCTCAGCCGTGGCCCAGGCGCAGGCACAGCAGCCGGAGGTCCAGCACATTGAaccggaggaggaggatgacgAGGAGGTCATCAAGATTGGCACTGAATCCGAGTCCAGTGTCGAGGAGGTCCCCACCAAGCGCGTGCGGATGG TGACAAAATCGAAGCGGTCCGAGGATGCTGCATTGGAGGCCGAGCAGAGGGCAGCCAAGGAGCGTGCCCTCATTCCCCTGGAGATGCGCGTCACCCAGTTCAAGGAGATGCTGCGGGAGAAGGATGTGTCGGCGTTCAGCACGTGGGAGAAGGAGCTGCACAAGATTGTCTTTGATCCGCGGTATCTGCTGCTCACATCGAAGGAACGCAAACAGGTATTTGAAAAGTATGTCAAGGACCGGGCCGAAGAGGAGCGCAAGGAGAAGCGCAACAAGATGCGACAGAAGCGCGATGACTTCCGAAGCCTTATGGAGGAGGCCAGGCTGCATGGCAA ATCCTCCTTCTCAGAGTTTAGCCAGAAGAATGCCAAGGAGGAGCGCTATCGGGCCATCGAGAAGGTGCGCGAGCGCGAGAGCCTCTTCAACGAGTACATCGTGGACGTACGTCGTCGGGAGAAGGAGGACAAGCAGCTAAAAAAAGAACAG CCACTAGCTACTGCTACTACTAGCTACAGATTACAGCACAAATGCACCACCACTCAAAAAAAACATCACCAAAAACCACCATCACACAAAACGAAAGCAACatcaagaacaacaacaacaacaacaatcttCAACAACATCTTCGTCGTCATCGCACCACGCACACCACGCTCGCAATCTGTGTG GATGTGA
- the LOC108155338 gene encoding transcription elongation regulator 1 isoform X2 — protein sequence METSLDESMDSERASSPVNFQEADQSPPGVALNINGNGSASASASASSSASQEGPNGVAIAKEKPTDVTWSKPFNAFSGRPIGEHSAQQQTLQQQALQQQQQQQQQPPTHHQQMPPPGANGVAAATSEIWVETKAEDGRSYYYHAVTRETTWTRPDGPTVKIMTQTEVEEIAKRPPNAAVKPDVNTGEPSLGSEIAAVPHLTSQPPPHLMSQPPPNAAGPLLSQPPPNVRQQPPPMFQPPGMQPPPGFGQPPFCMPPPAYGFPGGAAPGGPWGVGVPPWQQQQQQQQHMHAPPGGQDKPAKTLIIKPGVIDPAVIARAAEWSEHRAPDGRPYYYHAARGESVWEKPQALRDMEAARMAAHSGVAPAVGPPGGIPPHLLPNPMMHMPPGTAPPGFDPQMAYAAAAAAMKANTESAKASQAAALEKEAKKAAEEKRKKEEEQKKQAAATAKQTDKSRPVTSTPIAGTPWCVVWTGDARVFFYNPSTRTSVWDRPEDLMNREDVDKAVNDRPEQLKTEEEKSAEAAEQKTNEEAGEELASAVAQAQAQQPEVQHIEPEEEDDEEVIKIGTESESSVEEVPTKRVRMVTKSKRSEDAALEAEQRAAKERALIPLEMRVTQFKEMLREKDVSAFSTWEKELHKIVFDPRYLLLTSKERKQVFEKYVKDRAEEERKEKRNKMRQKRDDFRSLMEEARLHGKSSFSEFSQKNAKEERYRAIEKVRERESLFNEYIVDVRRREKEDKQLKKEQIRKDFLDMLRERHDIERHTRWYDIKKKLESDPRYRIVDSMYREEYFEDYLHIMKEEKRKEREHREQRERERHRERKSDRKDKDKDKDKDKDKEKSRKDRCRSRSKDKDRERKSSKDKDKEKDKSKSEKSKKRDSPEEGEHHDESEREERAGSDDSEVARQRESEAEQKQKEREKKLRAEQSIREREKEVQRTLAGHLRDRDKEREHHKRDESIGHFTALLTDLVRTADFTWKEVKRQLRKDHRWEQIEPLDRDDRERIFNVHIDNLMKKKRERFREMLDEISTLQLTSTWKEIKKLVKEDPRYLKYNSEKGEREFKDYIKDKTLQAKTALRELLQECKFITHKSSDLIKENANHLKEIQDILKNDKRYLVLDHLEEERNVIVVGFVEELNKRGPPPPPTASESTRRNK from the exons ccagtgccagtgccagtgccagttccaGTGCCAGTCAAGAGGGGCCGAACGGCGTTGCTATAGCGAAGGAAAAACCGACCGATGTCACTTG GAGTAAACCTTTTAATGCATTTAGTGGCCGCCCCATCGGCGAGCACTCGGCCCAGCAGCAGACGCTGCAACAGCAGGCGctacaacagcagcagcagcaacaacaacagccgcCGACACACCACCAACAGATGCCTCCTCCAGGGGCAAATGGTGTGGCGGCGGCCACGTCAGAGATTTGGGTGGAGACGAAGGCGGAGGATGGACGCTCCTACTATTACCATGCGGTGACGCGCGAAACCACCTGGACACGTCCGGATGGGCCCACTGTCAAAATAATGACCCAAACTGAGGTAGAGGAGATAGCCAAGAGGCCGCCCAATGCGGCTGTCAAGCCGGATGTGAATACTGGCGAACCATCTCTGGGCTCTGAGATAGCAGCAGTACCCCATCTGACATCGCAGCCACCGCCTCATCTGATGAGCCAACCCCCGCCGAATGCTGCCGGTCCGCTGCTGTCGCAGCCTCCGCCCAATGTGCGACAACAGCCGCCGCCCATGTTTCAGCCACCTGGGATGCAGCCGCCTCCTGGTTTTGGTCAGCCGCCCTTCTGCATGCCCCCGCCTGCATATGGCTTCCCGGGGGGTGCTGCTCCCGGTGGACCCTGGGGCGTGGGTGTGCCGccatggcagcagcaacaacagcagcagcagcacatgCACGCTCCGCCAGGCGGCCAGGATAAGCCAGCCAAGACGTTGATCATCAAGCCAGGCGTCATAGATCCAGCGGTGATTGCACGGGCAGCGGAATGGTCCGAGCATCGTGCTCCGGATGGCAGGCCGTATTATTATCATGCTGCGCGCGGGGAGAGCGTGTGGGAGAAGCCGCAGGCTCTGAGGGACATGGAGGCGGCCCGCATGGCTGCACACTCCGGTGTGGCGCCAGCAGTGGGACCTCCAGGCGGAATACCACCCCATTTGCTGCCCAACCCGATGATGCACATGCCTCCGGGCACGGCGCCACCGGGATTTGATCCCCAAATGGCGTACGCGGCAGCTGCCGCCGCCATGAAAGCGAACACCGAGAGTGCAAAGGCATCGCAGGCAGCCGCCTTGGAGAAGGAGGCGAAGAAGGCGGCCGAAGAGAAGCGcaagaaggaggaggagcaaaAGAAGCAAGCGGCGGCCACGGCCAAGCAGACGGACAAATCTCGCCCAGTTACGAGCACCCCCATTGCGGGCACACCCTGGTGTGTGGTCTGGACTGGCGATGCTCGTGTCTTCTTTTACAATCCCTCGACGCGGACTTCGGTCTGGGATCGACCCGAGGATCTAATGAACCGTGAGGATGTGGACAAGGCGGTCAACGATCGACCCGAACAGCTCAAAACGGAGGAGGAAAAGTCCGCTGAAGCGGCAGAACAGAAGACCAACGAGGAAGCAGGAGAAGAGCTAGCCTCAGCCGTGGCCCAGGCGCAGGCACAGCAGCCGGAGGTCCAGCACATTGAaccggaggaggaggatgacgAGGAGGTCATCAAGATTGGCACTGAATCCGAGTCCAGTGTCGAGGAGGTCCCCACCAAGCGCGTGCGGATGG TGACAAAATCGAAGCGGTCCGAGGATGCTGCATTGGAGGCCGAGCAGAGGGCAGCCAAGGAGCGTGCCCTCATTCCCCTGGAGATGCGCGTCACCCAGTTCAAGGAGATGCTGCGGGAGAAGGATGTGTCGGCGTTCAGCACGTGGGAGAAGGAGCTGCACAAGATTGTCTTTGATCCGCGGTATCTGCTGCTCACATCGAAGGAACGCAAACAGGTATTTGAAAAGTATGTCAAGGACCGGGCCGAAGAGGAGCGCAAGGAGAAGCGCAACAAGATGCGACAGAAGCGCGATGACTTCCGAAGCCTTATGGAGGAGGCCAGGCTGCATGGCAA ATCCTCCTTCTCAGAGTTTAGCCAGAAGAATGCCAAGGAGGAGCGCTATCGGGCCATCGAGAAGGTGCGCGAGCGCGAGAGCCTCTTCAACGAGTACATCGTGGACGTACGTCGTCGGGAGAAGGAGGACAAGCAGCTAAAAAAAGAACAG ATTCGCAAGGACTTTCTCGATATGCTGCGGGAGCGGCACGACATTGAGCGCCATACGCGTTGGTATGACATCAAGAAGAAGCTGGAATCGGATCCGCGCTACCGGATAGTCGACTCAATGTATCGGGAGGAGTACTTCGAggattatctccacataatgAAGGAGGAGAAGCGCAAAGAGCGTGAGCATCGGGAACAGCGGGAGAGGGAGCGTCATCGGGAACGTAAATCCGATCGCAAGGATAAGGATAAGGACAAGGATAAGGACAAGGACAAGGAGAAGAGCCGCAAGGATCGTTGCCGTAGTCGCTCCAAGGACAAGGACCGTGAGCGTAAATCCTCCAAGGACAAAGACAAGGAGAAGGACAAGAGCAAGTCGGAGAAGAGCAAAAAACGAGATTCCCCC GAGGAGGGCGAACACCATGACGAGTCGGAGCGCGAGGAGCGGGCAGGCAGCGATGACAGCGAAGTGGCCCGCCAGCGGGAGAGCGAGGCCGAACAAAAGCAAAAGGAGCGCGAAAAGAAGCTTCGGGCAGAGCAGAGTATTCGGGAAAGGGAGAAGGAGGTGCAACGCACCCTGGCCGGTCATCTGCGTGATCGGGACAAGGAGCGTGAGCACCACAAGCGGGACGAGAGCATTGGACACTTTACAGCCCTGCTGACGGATCTCGTGAGGACGGCAGACTTCACGTGGAAGGAGGTGAAGCGACAGCTGCGCAAGGATCATCGATGGGAGCAGATCGAGCCACTCGATCGGGATGATCGTGAGAG AATCTTCAATGTACACATTGACAATCTGATGAAGAAGAAACGCGAGAGATTCCGCGAAATGCTCGACGAGATCAGCACCCTACAGCTGACGAGCACTTGGAAGGAGATCAAGAAGTTGGTTAAAGAAGATCCGCGGTATCTCAAGTACAATTCGGAGAAGGGGGAGCGCGAGTTTAAGGATTACATCAAGGACAAAACGCTGCAAGCGAAGACGGCGCTGCGCGAGCTCTTGCAGGAGTGCAAATTCATTACCCACAAGAGCAGCGATCTCATCAAGGAAAATGCCAATCATCTCAAGGAAATACAAGATATACTCAAGAACGATAAGCG CTACTTGGTGCTCGACCACTTGGAGGAGGAGAGGAACGTTATTGTTGTGGGGTTTGTGGAGGAGCTGAACAAACGTGGACCACCGCCCCCACCCACAGCCTCCGAATCAACGCGTCGGAACAAATAG
- the LOC108155338 gene encoding transcription elongation regulator 1 isoform X1 has product METSLDESMDSERASSPVNFQEADQSPPGVALNINGNGSASASASASSSASQEGPNGVAIAKEKPTDVTWSKPFNAFSGRPIGEHSAQQQTLQQQALQQQQQQQQQPPTHHQQMPPPGANGVAAATSEIWVETKAEDGRSYYYHAVTRETTWTRPDGPTVKIMTQTEVEEIAKRPPNAAVKPDVNTGEPSLGSEIAAVPHLTSQPPPHLMSQPPPNAAGPLLSQPPPNVRQQPPPMFQPPGMQPPPGFGQPPFCMPPPAYGFPGGAAPGGPWGVGVPPWQQQQQQQQHMHAPPGGQDKPAKTLIIKPGVIDPAVIARAAEWSEHRAPDGRPYYYHAARGESVWEKPQALRDMEAARMAAHSGVAPAVGPPGGIPPHLLPNPMMHMPPGTAPPGFDPQMAYAAAAAAMKANTESAKASQAAALEKEAKKAAEEKRKKEEEQKKQAAATAKQTDKSRPVTSTPIAGTPWCVVWTGDARVFFYNPSTRTSVWDRPEDLMNREDVDKAVNDRPEQLKTEEEKSAEAAEQKTNEEAGEELASAVAQAQAQQPEVQHIEPEEEDDEEVIKIGTESESSVEEVPTKRVRMGKKMTKSKRSEDAALEAEQRAAKERALIPLEMRVTQFKEMLREKDVSAFSTWEKELHKIVFDPRYLLLTSKERKQVFEKYVKDRAEEERKEKRNKMRQKRDDFRSLMEEARLHGKSSFSEFSQKNAKEERYRAIEKVRERESLFNEYIVDVRRREKEDKQLKKEQIRKDFLDMLRERHDIERHTRWYDIKKKLESDPRYRIVDSMYREEYFEDYLHIMKEEKRKEREHREQRERERHRERKSDRKDKDKDKDKDKDKEKSRKDRCRSRSKDKDRERKSSKDKDKEKDKSKSEKSKKRDSPEEGEHHDESEREERAGSDDSEVARQRESEAEQKQKEREKKLRAEQSIREREKEVQRTLAGHLRDRDKEREHHKRDESIGHFTALLTDLVRTADFTWKEVKRQLRKDHRWEQIEPLDRDDRERIFNVHIDNLMKKKRERFREMLDEISTLQLTSTWKEIKKLVKEDPRYLKYNSEKGEREFKDYIKDKTLQAKTALRELLQECKFITHKSSDLIKENANHLKEIQDILKNDKRYLVLDHLEEERNVIVVGFVEELNKRGPPPPPTASESTRRNK; this is encoded by the exons ccagtgccagtgccagtgccagttccaGTGCCAGTCAAGAGGGGCCGAACGGCGTTGCTATAGCGAAGGAAAAACCGACCGATGTCACTTG GAGTAAACCTTTTAATGCATTTAGTGGCCGCCCCATCGGCGAGCACTCGGCCCAGCAGCAGACGCTGCAACAGCAGGCGctacaacagcagcagcagcaacaacaacagccgcCGACACACCACCAACAGATGCCTCCTCCAGGGGCAAATGGTGTGGCGGCGGCCACGTCAGAGATTTGGGTGGAGACGAAGGCGGAGGATGGACGCTCCTACTATTACCATGCGGTGACGCGCGAAACCACCTGGACACGTCCGGATGGGCCCACTGTCAAAATAATGACCCAAACTGAGGTAGAGGAGATAGCCAAGAGGCCGCCCAATGCGGCTGTCAAGCCGGATGTGAATACTGGCGAACCATCTCTGGGCTCTGAGATAGCAGCAGTACCCCATCTGACATCGCAGCCACCGCCTCATCTGATGAGCCAACCCCCGCCGAATGCTGCCGGTCCGCTGCTGTCGCAGCCTCCGCCCAATGTGCGACAACAGCCGCCGCCCATGTTTCAGCCACCTGGGATGCAGCCGCCTCCTGGTTTTGGTCAGCCGCCCTTCTGCATGCCCCCGCCTGCATATGGCTTCCCGGGGGGTGCTGCTCCCGGTGGACCCTGGGGCGTGGGTGTGCCGccatggcagcagcaacaacagcagcagcagcacatgCACGCTCCGCCAGGCGGCCAGGATAAGCCAGCCAAGACGTTGATCATCAAGCCAGGCGTCATAGATCCAGCGGTGATTGCACGGGCAGCGGAATGGTCCGAGCATCGTGCTCCGGATGGCAGGCCGTATTATTATCATGCTGCGCGCGGGGAGAGCGTGTGGGAGAAGCCGCAGGCTCTGAGGGACATGGAGGCGGCCCGCATGGCTGCACACTCCGGTGTGGCGCCAGCAGTGGGACCTCCAGGCGGAATACCACCCCATTTGCTGCCCAACCCGATGATGCACATGCCTCCGGGCACGGCGCCACCGGGATTTGATCCCCAAATGGCGTACGCGGCAGCTGCCGCCGCCATGAAAGCGAACACCGAGAGTGCAAAGGCATCGCAGGCAGCCGCCTTGGAGAAGGAGGCGAAGAAGGCGGCCGAAGAGAAGCGcaagaaggaggaggagcaaaAGAAGCAAGCGGCGGCCACGGCCAAGCAGACGGACAAATCTCGCCCAGTTACGAGCACCCCCATTGCGGGCACACCCTGGTGTGTGGTCTGGACTGGCGATGCTCGTGTCTTCTTTTACAATCCCTCGACGCGGACTTCGGTCTGGGATCGACCCGAGGATCTAATGAACCGTGAGGATGTGGACAAGGCGGTCAACGATCGACCCGAACAGCTCAAAACGGAGGAGGAAAAGTCCGCTGAAGCGGCAGAACAGAAGACCAACGAGGAAGCAGGAGAAGAGCTAGCCTCAGCCGTGGCCCAGGCGCAGGCACAGCAGCCGGAGGTCCAGCACATTGAaccggaggaggaggatgacgAGGAGGTCATCAAGATTGGCACTGAATCCGAGTCCAGTGTCGAGGAGGTCCCCACCAAGCGCGTGCGGATGGGTAAGAAAA TGACAAAATCGAAGCGGTCCGAGGATGCTGCATTGGAGGCCGAGCAGAGGGCAGCCAAGGAGCGTGCCCTCATTCCCCTGGAGATGCGCGTCACCCAGTTCAAGGAGATGCTGCGGGAGAAGGATGTGTCGGCGTTCAGCACGTGGGAGAAGGAGCTGCACAAGATTGTCTTTGATCCGCGGTATCTGCTGCTCACATCGAAGGAACGCAAACAGGTATTTGAAAAGTATGTCAAGGACCGGGCCGAAGAGGAGCGCAAGGAGAAGCGCAACAAGATGCGACAGAAGCGCGATGACTTCCGAAGCCTTATGGAGGAGGCCAGGCTGCATGGCAA ATCCTCCTTCTCAGAGTTTAGCCAGAAGAATGCCAAGGAGGAGCGCTATCGGGCCATCGAGAAGGTGCGCGAGCGCGAGAGCCTCTTCAACGAGTACATCGTGGACGTACGTCGTCGGGAGAAGGAGGACAAGCAGCTAAAAAAAGAACAG ATTCGCAAGGACTTTCTCGATATGCTGCGGGAGCGGCACGACATTGAGCGCCATACGCGTTGGTATGACATCAAGAAGAAGCTGGAATCGGATCCGCGCTACCGGATAGTCGACTCAATGTATCGGGAGGAGTACTTCGAggattatctccacataatgAAGGAGGAGAAGCGCAAAGAGCGTGAGCATCGGGAACAGCGGGAGAGGGAGCGTCATCGGGAACGTAAATCCGATCGCAAGGATAAGGATAAGGACAAGGATAAGGACAAGGACAAGGAGAAGAGCCGCAAGGATCGTTGCCGTAGTCGCTCCAAGGACAAGGACCGTGAGCGTAAATCCTCCAAGGACAAAGACAAGGAGAAGGACAAGAGCAAGTCGGAGAAGAGCAAAAAACGAGATTCCCCC GAGGAGGGCGAACACCATGACGAGTCGGAGCGCGAGGAGCGGGCAGGCAGCGATGACAGCGAAGTGGCCCGCCAGCGGGAGAGCGAGGCCGAACAAAAGCAAAAGGAGCGCGAAAAGAAGCTTCGGGCAGAGCAGAGTATTCGGGAAAGGGAGAAGGAGGTGCAACGCACCCTGGCCGGTCATCTGCGTGATCGGGACAAGGAGCGTGAGCACCACAAGCGGGACGAGAGCATTGGACACTTTACAGCCCTGCTGACGGATCTCGTGAGGACGGCAGACTTCACGTGGAAGGAGGTGAAGCGACAGCTGCGCAAGGATCATCGATGGGAGCAGATCGAGCCACTCGATCGGGATGATCGTGAGAG AATCTTCAATGTACACATTGACAATCTGATGAAGAAGAAACGCGAGAGATTCCGCGAAATGCTCGACGAGATCAGCACCCTACAGCTGACGAGCACTTGGAAGGAGATCAAGAAGTTGGTTAAAGAAGATCCGCGGTATCTCAAGTACAATTCGGAGAAGGGGGAGCGCGAGTTTAAGGATTACATCAAGGACAAAACGCTGCAAGCGAAGACGGCGCTGCGCGAGCTCTTGCAGGAGTGCAAATTCATTACCCACAAGAGCAGCGATCTCATCAAGGAAAATGCCAATCATCTCAAGGAAATACAAGATATACTCAAGAACGATAAGCG CTACTTGGTGCTCGACCACTTGGAGGAGGAGAGGAACGTTATTGTTGTGGGGTTTGTGGAGGAGCTGAACAAACGTGGACCACCGCCCCCACCCACAGCCTCCGAATCAACGCGTCGGAACAAATAG